A single genomic interval of Hippoglossus stenolepis isolate QCI-W04-F060 chromosome 24, HSTE1.2, whole genome shotgun sequence harbors:
- the dock9b gene encoding dedicator of cytokinesis protein 9 isoform X6, whose translation MGCTTSVVLLEGLRSILERNCGYIKGAMELGALEEEGETLSLRGSQLWNPTTALVKPKIIEPLDYENVLVQRKTQIISDVLRDMLQFPTDDFQISTLQRQGRTLFSTVPETAEKEAHSLFVQECIKTYKSDWHVVNYKYEEYSGDFRQLPNKVSRPEKLAAHLFEVDEDVEKDEDTASLGSQKGGVSKHGWLYKGNMNSAISVTMRSFKRRYFHLAQLGDGSYNLNFYKDENTSKEPKGTIFLDSCMGVVQNSKVRRFAFELKMQDKSTFLLAADSEAEMDEWIGTLNKILHSSFEQAMQEKRNGDLHDDEEHGKTDLTPGGFQDSFQTARDIESKMRSEARLKLFTLDPYTQKLDFSGIEPDVRQFEEKFGKRVLVRCNDLSFNLQGCVAENEEGPTTNVEPFYVVLSFFDVQNSRKISADFHVDLNHPLVRQMTAGSGNRQDVQINGGGDGVLSGRKLPEEALQYPKQGVFSVTCPHPEIFLVARIEKVLQGGITHCTEPYMKSSDSAKMAQKVLKNAKTACNRLGQYRMPFAWAARPVFKDASGTLDKTSRFSAVYRQDSSKLSDEDMFKLLTDFRKPEKMAKLPVLLGNLDVTIDSVPPDVTNCVTSSYIPVKSFEGDGPGSALLEVEEFVPCIAKCSQPFTIYKNHLYVYPKQLKYDGQKSFTKARNIAVCIEFKDSDEDEAQPLKCIYGRPGGPLFTKQAYAAILHHQQNPEYYDEIKMELPTQLHEKHHLLFTFYHVSCDSNSKKKDQVETPVGTAWLPLLRDGRVIMNEQQLPVAANLPAGYLGSQDGVTKHSGSEIKWVDGGKPVFKVSTHLVSTVYTQDQHLHNFFHHRQSMEMSEQASEGELVKYLKSLHAMEGHVMVNFLPTTLNQLFCVLTRATVEDVAVNVTRVMVHVVAQCHEEGLEHHLRSYVKFVFKPEPYSSTNVKTVHEELAKAMTAILKPSTDFLTSNKLLKHSWYFFEALVKSMAQYLMESGKVKLSRIQRFSASFYHAVETLVNMLMPHITQKYKDNLDAAHNANHSLAVFIKRCFTFLDRGFVFKQINNYMNCFVPGDPKTLYEFKFEFLRVVCSHEHYVPLNLPMPFGKGRIQRFQDLQLDYSLTDDFCRNHFLVGLLLREVGGALQEFREVRQIAIQVLKGLMIKHTFDDRYAAKSQQARLATLYLPLFGLLQENVHRLDIKESAPLSTHSNVREDSLVPNSAAPPQKPGGCIENALHKDVFGVISGTASPHSSTPNVSSVHHADSRGSLVSTDSGNSLLDKSSDKTNSLEKNQCASALGSTMLRCDKLDRDEIKNLLMCFLHILKSMSEEALFAYWNKAASSELMDFFTLIEVCLHQFRYMGKRFIARAGILHARLQQLGNLETAHTFNNMYSHTEADVSSQCLLEANVSTEVCLTVLDTLSIFIMGFKTQLNSDLGHNPLMKKVFQVHLCFLQIPQSEAALKQVFTSLRTFIYKFPCTFFDGRADMCAFLCYEILKCCNSKLSSIRSDAAHLLYFLMKSNFDYTGRRSFVRTHLQVVIAVSQLIADVIGIGGTRFQQSLSIINNCANSDKSIKHTAFPSDVKDLTKRIRTVLMATEQMKEHENDPEMLVDLQYSLAKSYTSTPELRKTWLDSMARIHNKNGDLSEAAMCYVHVAALVAEYLWRKGMFRQGCSSFRVITPNIDEEAAMMEDVGMQDVHFNEEVLMELLEECADGLWKAERYELIADVYRLIIPIYEQRRDFEKLTHLYDTLHRAYTKVMEVMHSGKRLLGTYFRVAFFGQAAGFFEDEDGKEYIYKEPKFTPLSEISQRLLKLYSDKFGQENVKIIQDSGKVNPKDLDSKYAYIQVTHVIPHLDDKELEDRKTDFEKSHNIRRFVFETPFTVSGKKQGGVEEQCKRRTVLTTTHCFPYVKKRIAVMYQHQTDLSPIEVAIDEMSAKVAELRLLCSASEVDMIRLQLKLQGSISVQVNAGPLAYARAFLDDSSAKKYPDNKVKQLKEVFRQFVDACGQALGVNERLIKEDQQEYQDEMKANYRDLARELSNIMHEQINPVEDGTRSALSDSMGIFNAISGTPTGANPHGSTTVL comes from the exons GTCAAGCCGAAGATCATAGAGCCTCTGGACTATGAGAATGTGCTCGTCCAGAGGAAGACCCAGATCATCAGTGATGTTCTGCGGGACATGCTGCAGTTTCCCACCGACGACTTCCAG atcTCAACCCTCCAGCGGCAGGGCAGGACTCTGTTCTCCACCGTGCCGGAGACTGCTGAGAAAGAAGCTCACTCACTGTTTGTTCAAGAG tgcATCAAAACCTACAAGTCCGACTGGCACGTGGTCAACTACAAGTACGAGGAGTATTCTGGAGACTTCCGTCAGCTGCCAAA TAAGGTGTCAAGACCGGAGAAACTGGCAGCTCATCTGTTTGAGGTGGATGAAGACGTGGAAAAAGACGAG gacacAGCCTCCCTGGGATCCCAGAAGGGAGGAGTGTCAAAACACGGCTGGCTGTACAAAGGCAACATGAACAGTGCAATCAGTGTGACTATGCGT TCTTTCAAGAGAAGGTACTTCCACCTGGCTCAGCTTGGAGATGGATCCTACAACCTCAACTTCTACAAAGATGAGAACACCTCCAAAGAACCCAAAGGAACCATCTTCCTTGATTCATGCATGGGGGTTGTTCAG AACAGCAAAGTGCGTCGGTTCGCCTTCGAGCTGAAGATGCAGGATAAAAGCACGTTCCTTCTGGCTGCAGACAGCGAGGCAGAGATGGACGAGTGGATCGGGACCCTCAACAAGATCCTCCACAGCAGCTTTGAACAGGCCATGCAGGAGAAGAGGAACGGAGACCTGCACGATG ATGAGGAGCACGGAAAAACAGACCTCACCCCCGGAGGTTTTCAAGACAGCTTTCAG ACCGCCAGAGATATTGAGTCCAAAATGAGAAGTGAAGCTCGCCTGAAACTCTTCACTTTGGACCCTTACACACAG AAACTGGACTTTTCTGGCATTGAACCAGACGTGCGGCAGTTTGAAGAGAAGTTCGGGAAGCGAGTCCTGGTCCGCTGTAACGACCTGTCCTTCAACCTGCAGGGCTGCGTTGCAGAGAATGAAGAGGGGCCGACAACGAAT GTGGAGCCCTTCTATGTGGTCCTGTCTTTCTTTGACGTCCAGAACAGCAGGAAGATCTCAGCCGACTTCCACGTGGATCTCAACCATCCACTGGTCCGACAAATGACAGCAGGTTCTGGTAACAGGCAGGACGTGCAGATTAATGGCGGTGGTGATGGAGTGTTGAGCGGCCGCAAGCTCCCAGAGGAGGCTCTCCAGTACCCCAAGCAGGGGGTGTTCTCAGTCACATGCCCCCACCCAGAGATCTTCCTAGTGGCCAGGATTGAGAAGGTCCTGCAGGGGGGGATTACTCACTGCACTGAACCCTACATGAAGAGCTCGGACTCTGCTAAG ATGGCTCAGAAGGTGCTGAAGAATGCAAAGACAGCTTGTAACAGACTGGGACAGTACAGGATGCCATTCGCTTGGGCTGCAAG GCCTGTGTTCAAAGATGCGTCGGGAACTTTGGACAAAACGTCTCGCTTCTCAGCTGTTTACCGACAGGACAGCAGCAAGCTGTCGGACGAGGACATGTTCAAACTGCTAACTGACTTCAGAAA ACCAGAGAAAATGGCCAAACTCCCTGTGCTCTTAGGAAACTTAGATGTAACTATCGACAGTGTGCCCCCGGATGTCACCA ATTGTGTCACTTCCTCCTACATCCCGGTGAAGAGTTTTGAAGGTGACGGGCCGGGCAGCGCTCttctggaggtggaggagttcGTACCCTGCATCGCTAAGTGCTCCCAACCATTCACCATCTATAAAAACCACCTGTACGTCTACCCGAAACAACTCAAGTACGACGGGCAGAAATCCTTCACGAAG GCCAGGAACATTGCTGTTTGCATTGAATTCAAGGATTCTGATGAAGATGAGGCCCAACCACTGAAG TGCATCTATGGTCGTCCAGGAGGTCCTCTGTTCACCAAGCAGGCGTATGCAGCCATCCTGCACCACCAGCAGAACCCTGAGTACTACGATGAG ATAAAGATGGAGCTCCCCACCCAGCTGCATGAGAAGCATCACCTCCTCTTCACCTTCTATCATGTCAGCTGTGACAGCAACAGCAAGAAGAAAGACCAAGTGGAGACTCCAG TGGGTACAGCCTGGCTGCCTCTGCTGAGGGATGGCAGAGTCATCATGAATGAACAGCAGTTGCCTGTGGCGGCGAATCTACCCGCCGGGTACCTGGGCTCCCAGGATGGTGTCACcaag CACTCTGGCTCAGAGATCAAATGGGTAGATGGAGGAAAACCTGTGTTCAAAGTCTCAACTCATCTTGTTTCTACAGTTTACACTCAG GACCAGCACTTACACAACTTCTTCCATCACCGTCAAAGCATGGAGATGTCAGAACAAGCATCGGAGGGGGAGCTGGTTAAATACCTGAAG AGTCTCCACGCAATGGAGGGTCACGTGATGGTCAACTTTCTGCCCACCACCCTCAACCAGCTGTTCTGTGTCCTAACCAGAGCCACAGTTGAGGACGTGGCTGTCAACGTGACCag ggtGATGGTGCATGTTGTAGCACAGTGCCACGAAGAGGGACTTGAACATCACCTGCGATCTTATGTCAAG tttgTGTTCAAGCCAGAGCCTTACTCCTCCACCAATGTGAAAACAGTTCACGAGGAGCTGGCTAAAGCCATGACAGCCATACTGAAGCCATCTACTGACTTCCTCACTAGCAACAAGCTGCTGAAG cacTCGTGGTATTTCTTTGAAGCTCTGGTGAAGTCAATGGCTCAGTATCTCATGGAGAGTGGAAAGGTCAAG CTCTCGAGGATTCAGCGCTTTTCTGCTTCGTTCTACCACGCGGTGGAGACTCTGGTCAATATGCTGATGCCCCACATCACCCAGAAATATAAAGACAACCTGGATGCGGCTCATAATGCCAACCACAGCCTGGCAGTTTTCATCAAG CGCTGCTTCACCTTCCTGGACCGAGGCTTCGTATTCAAGCAGATCAACAACTACATGAACTGCTTTGTGCCTGGGGACCCCAAG ACCTTGTACGAGTTCAAGTTTGAGTTCCTGCGGGTCGTCTGCAGCCATGAACATTATGTTCCTCTAAATCTTCCCATGCCATTTGGAAAGGGGAGAATACAGAGATTCCAAG ATCTCCAGCTCGACTATTCTCTGACTGATGACTTCTGTCGAAACCACTTCCTGGTGGGCCTGCTGCTCAGGGAGGTGGGCGGGGCTCTTCAGGAGTTCCGAGAGGTCCGTCAGATCGCCATCCAGGTGCTGAAGGGCCTGATGATCAAACACACGTTCGACGACCGCTACGCTGCGAAA AGCCAACAGGCCCGACTCGCCACCCTTTACCTCCCTCTGTTCGGCCTCCTCCAGGAGAACGTCCACAGACTCGACATCAAGGAGTCAGCACCTCTCAGCACCCACAGT AATGTGAGGGAGGACTCTCTGGTGCCGAACTCTGCGGCGCCGCCTCAGAAACCCGGGGGTTGCATAGAAAACGCCCTCCACAAAGACGTGTTCGGGGTCATCTCTGGAACAG CGTCCCCTCACAGCTCCACTCCCAATGTCAGCTCAGTTCACCACGCAGACTCCAGAGGCTCCCTGGTCTCCACGGACTCTGGAAACAGCCTTCTGGACAAGAGCAGTGACAAGACCAACTCCCTGGAGAAG AACCAGTGTGCGTCGGCTCTGGGCAGCACCATGCTGCGCTGCGACAAACTGGACCGGGACGAGATCAAAAACCTGCTCATGTGCTTTCTGCATATTCTCAAGAGCATGTCCGAGG AGGCTCTTTTTGCTTACTGGAACAAAGCAGCCTCCTCAGAGCTGATGGACTTCTTCACATTAATAGA AGTCTGCCTCCATCAGTTCAGATACATGGGGAAGAGATTCATCGCCAG GGCGGGGATCCTGCACGCccgcctgcagcagctgggaaATCTGGAGACCGCACATACCTTTAACAACA TGTACAGTCATACAGAAGCAGATGTGAGCAGCCAGTGTCTGCTGGAGGCCAATGTGTCGACAGAGGTGTGTCTGACTGTGCTGGACACACTCAGCATCTTCATCATGGGATTCAAG ACTCAGCTGAACTCCGACCTGGGTCACAACCCCCTGATGAAGAAAGTGTTCCAGGTGCATTTGTGCTTCCTGCAGATCCCTCAGTCAGAGGCTGCCCTCAAACAGGTCTTCACCTCACTCAGGACCTTCATCTACAAG TTCCCCTGCACCTTCTTTGACGGCCGGGCCGACATGTGTGCCTTTCTGTGCTACGAGATCCTCAAGTGCTGTAACTCCAAGCTGAGCTCCATCCGCAGCGACGCCGCCCACCTCCTCTACTTCCTCATGAAAAGTAACTTTGACTACACGGGCCGCAGGTCCTTTGTGCGAACACACCTGCAG GTGGTTATTGCTGTCAGTCAGCTGATTGCAGATGTCATCGGCATCGGGGGAACCCGCTTCCAGCAGTCTCTCTCCATCATCAACAACTGTGCCAACAGTGACAAGAGCATCaag CACACGGCGTTTCCCTCCGACGTGAAGGACCTCACCAAGCGCATCAGGACAGTGCTGATGGCCACCGAGCAGATGAAGGAGCACGAGAACGACCCGGAGATGCTGGTGGACCTCCAGTACAGCCTGGCCAAGTCCTACACCAGCACGCCCGAGCTCCGCAAGACCTGGCTGGACAGCATGGCACGCATCCACAACAAGAACGGAGATCTGTCAGAG GCAGCCATGTGTTACGTGCACGTTGCAGCTCTGGTGGCTGAGTACCTGTGGAGAAAAG GAATGTTCAGACAGGGATGCTCTTCTTTCCGAGTCATCACCCCCAACATCGACGAGGAGGCGGCCATGATGGAGGATGTGGGGATGCAGGATGTTCACTTCAACGAG GAGGTGCtgatggagctgctggaggagtgtGCTGATGGCCTCTGGAAGGCGGAGCGTTACGAGCTCATCGCTGATGTCTACAGGCTCATCATTCCCATCTATGAACAGCGCAGAGACTTTGAG AAACTGACCCATCTGTACGACACCCTCCACCGTGCCTACACCAAAGTGATGGAGGTGATGCATTCTGGCAAGAGACTGCTGGGCACATACTTCAGAGTGGCCTTCTTTGGACAG GCTGCG GGTTTCTTTGAGGACGAGGATGGAAAGGAATACATCTATAAGGAGCCGAAGTTCACTCCGCTGTCTGAGATCTCCCAGAGACTCCTGAAGCTCTACTCTGACAAGTTTGGACAGGAGAACGTCAAGATCATTCAGGACTCCGGCAAG GTGAACCCAAAGGACCTGGACTCCAAGTACGCCTACATCCAGGTGACCCACGTCATACCCCACCTGGACGACAAGGAGCTCGAGGACAGAAAGACGGACTTCGAGAAGAGCCACAACATCCGGCGCTTCGTGTTCGAGACGCCGTTCACCGTGTCGGGCAAGAAGCAGGGCGGAGTGGAGGAGCAGTGCAAACGGCGGACGGTTCTCACCA CCACCCACTGTTTCCCTTATGTGAAGAAGCGCATAGCCGTCATGTACCAGCACCAGACCGACCTGAGCCCCATCGAGGTGGCCATTGACGAGATGAGCGCCAAGGTGGCCGAGCTGCGCCTGCTGTGCTCAGCCTCGGAGGTGGACATGATCCGGCTGCAGCTCAAACTGCAGGGCAGCATCAGCGTTCAG GTAAACGCTGGTCCTCTTGCCTACGCCAGAGCCTTCCTGGACGACAGCAGTGCCAAGAAATATCCCGACAACAAGGTCAAACAGCTCAAAGAGGTTTTCAG GCAGTTTGTGGACGCCTGCGGTCAGGCGCTGGGGGTGAACGAGCGGCTGATCAAGGAGGACCAGCAGGAGTATCAGGACGAGATGAAGGCCAACTACAGGGACCTGGCCAGGGAGCTGTCCAACATCATGCACGAGCAG ATCAACCCAGTGGAGGACGGTACAAGGAGCGCTCTGTCTGACTCTATGGGCATCTTCAACGCCATCAGTGGCACGCCAACAGGCGCCAACCCTCACGGCTCCACCACCGTGCTCTGA